In a genomic window of Seriola aureovittata isolate HTS-2021-v1 ecotype China chromosome 11, ASM2101889v1, whole genome shotgun sequence:
- the LOC130177761 gene encoding olfactory receptor 6N2-like: MDSKINVTYITLDGYVEINKYKYLYFMIMFTCYILIICCNSTIVCLICIHQNLHEPMYIFIAALLINSVLYSTALYPKFLIDFLSEKQIITYPACLFQWFIYYSLGGSEFLLLSAMAYDRYVSICKPLQYPTIMRTKTINILLLLAWLLPACLVAVQTVLNANKKLCNFTLKGIACNSSVYKLHCVSSPVLNIYGLVLFVKAVIFPLIFVLFTYSRIFIISYRSCREVRKKAAQTCLPHLMVILNFSCLSAYDILLLRMETNFPKTVRFIMTLQLVIYHPLINPIIYGLKMKEIYKHLKRLF, translated from the coding sequence ATGGATAGTAAAATCAATGTGACGTATATAACTCTAGATGGGTATGTGGaaattaacaaatacaaatatctgtattttatgatcatgtttacatgttatatTCTAATAATCTGCTGTAACTCCACCATCGTGTGTCTCATCTGTATTCACCAAAACCTCCATGAGCCtatgtacattttcattgcAGCTTTGTTAATCAACTCTGTTCTTTACAGCACTGCATTATACCCAAAGTTTTTGATTGACTTTTTATCTGAAAAACAGATCATAACTTACCCAGCTTGTCTCTTTCAGTGGTTTATATATTACTCTTTAGGCGGTTCAGAGTTCTTACTGCTGTCAGCCATGGCCTATGACAGGTATGTGTCTATATGTAAACCTCTGCAATATCCAACTATCATGAGAACAAAaactattaatattttattgcttttagcCTGGCTTCTGCCTGCTTGTCTGGTTGCAGTACAGACTGTTCTGAATGCTAATAAAAAACTGTGTAACTTTACTTTGAAAGGAATAGCTTGTAACAGCTCAGTCTATAAACTTCACTGTGTGAGTTCACCTGTGCTTAATATATATGGTTTGGTTCTTTTTGTGAAAGCTGTGATTTTCCCCTTGATCTTCGTACTCTTTACATACAGCAGGATATTTATAATCTCTTATCGGAGCTGTAGAGAAGTCAGGAAAAAAGCTGCACAGACCTGTTTACCTCACTTGATGGTTATACTAAACTTTTCCTGTTTGAGTGCATATGATATACTTCTACTGCGAATGGAAACTAATTTTCCAAAAACTGTTCGCTTCATTATGACATTGCAATTAGTAATTTATCATCCTCTCATTAATCCGATCATATAtggactgaaaatgaaagaaatttatAAACACCTCAAGAGGTTATTCTGA
- the LOC130177621 gene encoding olfactory receptor 6N2-like has translation MDDEFNVTFVTLGGYVEVDKYRYIYFIIIFMVYILIICSNSTIVYLICIHQNLHEPMYIFIAALLINSVLLSTVIYPKLLIDFLSEKQIISYSACLFQFHIFYSLGGSEFLLLAAMAYDRYVSICKPLQYPTIMRKTTVSIFLILAWLLPASQVAVPAGLSANKKLCSFTLKAVFCNNTVYKLQCVVSSAQIIHDMVILLNIALLPVLFILFTYTRILIISYRSSREVRKKAAQTCLPHLLVLINFSCLCAYDVITVQLESDFPKTVRLIMTLQIVMYHPLFNPIMYGLKMKEISKHLKRLFFPAKII, from the coding sequence ATGGATGATGAATTTAATGTGACCTTTGTAACTCTTGGTGGGTATGTGGAAGTTGACAAATacagatatatttattttataattatatttatggTATATATTCTAATAATCTGCAGTAATTCTACAATCGTATACCTGATCTGTATTCACCAAAACCTCCATGAGCCtatgtacattttcattgcAGCTTTGTTAATCAACTCTGTTCTTTTGAGCACTGTTATTTACCCAAAGCTTCTGATTGACTTTTTATCTGAAAAACAGATCATATCTTATTCAGCTTGTCTCTTTCAGTTccatatattttattctttaggTGGTTCAGAGTTCTTACTCTTGGCAGCCATGGCCTATGACAGGTATGTGTCTATATGTAAACCTCTGCAATATCCAACTATCATGAGAAAAACCACTGTGagtattttcttgattttaGCTTGGCTCCTGCCTGCCTCTCAGGTTGCAGTGCCAGCTGGATTGAGTGCGAATAAAAAACTCTGCAGCTTTACTTTGAAAGCAGTTTTTTGTAACAACACAGTTTATAAACTTCAATGTGTTGTCTCAAGTGCACAAATTATACATGATATGGTAATTTTACTAAATATTGCACTTCTCCCTGTGCTTTTCATACTTTTCACATACACCAGGATACTTATAATCTCCTACAGAAGCAGTAGAGAAGTCAGGAAAAAAGCTGCACAGACCTGTTTACCTCACCTGTTGGTTTTAATCAACTtctcctgtttgtgtgcatatgatGTTATTACAGTTCAGCTGGAATCAGATTTTCCAAAAACTGTACGTTTAATAATGACGTTACAAATTGTAATGTATCACCCTCTCTTTAATCCAATAATGTATGGactaaaaatgaaagaaatctcTAAACACCTCAAGAGGTTGTTCTTTCCAGCCAAAATCATCTGA
- the LOC130177622 gene encoding olfactory receptor 56A4-like — protein sequence MRSNNSLNPLYFQLTLFSDYGPLRYLFFSLCLLVYMTIISANAVIILTVFLEKSLHQPMYIFICCLSLNSLYGSAGFFPRFLMDILSDTHLISRPFCFIQIYVIYTYASNELTILGIMAYDRFVAICQPLHYHSKMTFRMVRHLLGFAVLYPAFACGLCVYLSVRLPLCGNKLHRILCSNWSVVRLSCVDTTVNSIVGRILTLTTVFLPLLFVLYTYLHILLVCSRSSSEFRGKALQTCLPHIMTFVTFSFSLFCELSLSRLEAHQVNPFVIVVLSLEFLIIPPINNPLVYGLNLPQIRGVVFRFFKMRKIVPA from the coding sequence ATGAGGAGCAACAACAGCCTGAATCCTCTCTACTTTCAGTTGACTCTGTTTTCAGATTACGGGCCCCTCAGATATCTGTTCTTCAGTCTTTGTCTGTTGGTCTACATGACTATAATCTCTGCTAATGCTGTCATTATTCTGACAGTCTTCCTGGAGAAGTCTCTGCATCAGCCCATGTATATATtcatctgctgtctgtctttaaaCTCTCTGTACGGCTCAGCCGGCTTCTTCCCCAGGTTTCTGATGGACATACTGTCCGACACTCATTTGATCTCACGTCCATTCTGTTTCATTCAGATCTATGTTATTTACACATATGCATCAAATGAACTGACAATTCTCGGCATCATGGCCTATGATAGATTTGTTGCTATTTGCCAGCCTTTACACTATCACAGTAAAATGACGTTCAGGATGGTGAGACATCTTTTGGGTTTTGCTGTGCTCTACCCTGCATTTGCATGTGGCCTCTGTGTCTATCTCTCTGTCCGACTGCCTTTGTGTGGGAATAAACTGCACAGGATTTTGTGCTCTAACTGGTCTGTGGTTCGACTGTCCTGTGTGGACACAACTGTGAACAGCATAGTAGGCCGCATACTCACTTTAACAACCGTCTTCCTCCCCCTGCTCTTCGTCCTGTACACCTACCTGCACATTCTGCTCGTCTGCAGCAGAAGCTCGTCTGAATTCAGAGGAAAGGCGTTACAGACCTGCCTGCCTCACATCATGACATTTGtgactttctctttctctctcttctgtgaACTTTCACTGAGTCGTTTAGAAGCTCATCAAGTTAATCcatttgtcattgttgttttatCTCTAGAGTTTTTGATCATTCCCCCCATTAATAACCCTCTGGTTTACGGCCTGAATCTGCCCCAGATCAGAGGAGTGGTTTTTAGGTTTTTTAAGATGCGCAAAATAGTTCCTGCATAA
- the LOC130177623 gene encoding olfactory receptor 51I2-like: protein MRSNNSLNPLYFQLTLFSDYGPLRYLFFSLCLLVYMTIISANAVIILTVFLEKSLHQPMYIFICCLSLNSLYGSAGFFPRFLMDILSDTHLISRPFCFIQIYVIYTYASNELTILGIMAYDRFVAICQPLHYHSKMTFRMVRHLLGFAVLYPAFACGLCVYLSVRLPLCGNKLHRILCSNWSVVRLSCVDITANNILGRIVTVTTIFLPLLFVLYTYLHILLVCSRSSSEFRGKALQTCLPHILTFVTFSFSLFCELSLSRLEAHQVNPFVIVVLSLEFLIIPPINNPLVYGLNLPQIRGVVFRFFKMRKIVPA, encoded by the coding sequence ATGAGGAGCAACAACAGCCTGAATCCTCTCTACTTTCAGTTGACTCTGTTTTCAGATTACGGGCCCCTCAGATATCTGTTCTTCAGTCTTTGTCTGTTGGTCTACATGACTATAATCTCTGCTAATGCTGTCATTATTCTGACAGTCTTCCTGGAGAAGTCTCTGCATCAGCCCATGTATATATtcatctgctgtctgtctttaaaCTCTCTGTACGGCTCAGCCGGCTTCTTCCCCAGGTTTCTGATGGACATACTGTCCGACACTCATTTGATCTCACGTCCATTCTGTTTCATTCAGATCTATGTTATTTACACATATGCATCAAATGAACTGACAATTCTCGGCATCATGGCCTATGATAGATTTGTTGCTATTTGCCAGCCTTTACACTATCACAGTAAAATGACGTTCAGGATGGTGAGACATCTTTTGGGTTTTGCTGTGCTCTACCCTGCATTTGCATGTGGCCTCTGTGTCTATCTCTCTGTCCGACTGCCTTTGTGTGGGAATAAACTGCACAGGATTTTGTGCTCTAACTGGTCTGTGGTTCGACTGTCCTGTGTGGACATAACCGCAAACAACATACTAGGTCGCATAGTTACTGTAACAACCATCTTCCTCCCCCTGCTCTTCGTCCTGTACACCTACCTGCACATTCTGCTCGTCTGCAGCAGAAGCTCGTCTGAATTCAGAGGAAAGGCGTTACAGACCTGCCTGCCTCACATCCTGACATTTGtgactttctctttctctctcttctgtgaACTTTCACTGAGTCGTTTAGAAGCTCATCAAGTTAATCcatttgtcattgttgttttatCTCTAGAGTTTTTGATCATTCCCCCCATTAATAACCCTCTGGTTTACGGCCTGAATCTGCCCCAGATCAGAGGAGTGGTTTTTAGGTTTTTTAAGATGCGCAAAATAGTTCCTGCATAA
- the LOC130177259 gene encoding galactose-specific lectin nattectin-like, whose amino-acid sequence MASHFLLCLCLASGLLAAASGCGENKNPASGCPSGWTQFGSRCFIFYFSERNWMDAETYCISIGGNLASVHSADEHFFLRSMIKRVSGRYRETWIGGFDSVEDGVWMWSDGSKFDYIRWASNEPDVSNTQQHCVEMNRNRNYWGDTNCNSKKPHVCSKNMMTPP is encoded by the exons atggcttctcatttcctcctgtgtctctgtttggCCAGTGGTCTGCTGGCTGCAGCATCT GGCTGTGGAGAGAATAAAAACCCAG CTTCTGGCTGCCCCTCCGGTTGGACTCAGTTTGGCTCTCGCTGCTTCATCTTCTACTTCAGTGAAAGGAATTGGATGGATGCCGAG ACTTACTGCATATCCATTGGAGGGAATCTGGCCTCCGTCCACAGCGCTGATGAACACTTCTTCCTCAGATCCATGATAAAGAGAGTGTCAGGCAGATACAGAGAGACCTGGATCGGTGGCTTTGACTCTGTAGAG GACGGAGTCTGGATGTGGAGCGATGGATCCAAGTTCGACTACATTCGCTGGGCTTCTAATGAACCTGACGTCTCCAATACCCAACAACACTGCGTTGAGATGAACAGGAACA GAAACTACTGGGGCGACAccaactgcaacagcaaaaagCCCCACGTCTGCTCCAAGAACATGATGACACCgccatga